The proteins below come from a single Triticum aestivum cultivar Chinese Spring chromosome 5D, IWGSC CS RefSeq v2.1, whole genome shotgun sequence genomic window:
- the LOC123121401 gene encoding protein STRICTOSIDINE SYNTHASE-LIKE 10, whose protein sequence is MPTRRLEQALTAYIRRHTPPPLLLELTDMEEARHCRSATLLMPFLSLAFLIWLPPMAAATQEMKSIYAGSRVIPVRLARPAFGPESIVFDHRGGGPYTGVSNGRVLRWRGNRRHRGWTEFAHNYKHKTVAECAAKKKVVEPESACGRPLGLQFHHASGDMYIADAYLGLMRVGRCGGLAEVVATEADGLPFNFLNGVDVDQETGEVYFTDSSTVYQRSEYMLVVLTGDATGRLMRYDPRTGNVTVLRSGLAFPNGVALSADRTHLVVAETSSCRLLRHWLRGPAAGETEVLADLPGYPDNVRHDGGGRGGYWVGMNRDKQWAESGTTANSMSAVRVVAAGDATNGTVVEALRGFGDATVSEVVERNGSLWIGSVDTPYVGLFKLASLPQCRG, encoded by the exons ATGCCTACCAGAAGGCTGGAGCAAGCCCTGACAGCTTATATAAGAAGGCatacgccgccgccgctgcttctcGAATTAACGGACATGGAGGAGGCCAGGCATTGTCGCTCTGCCACCTTGCTCAtgcccttcctctccctcgcatttCTCATATGGCTACCTCCAATGGCGGCCGCCACCCAGGAGATGAAGTCCATCTACGCCGGCTCGAGGGTCATACCGGTGCGGTTGGCCCGGCCGGCGTTCGGCCCAGAGAGCATCGTCTTTGACCACCGCGGCGGTGGCCCGTACACCGGCGTTTCCAACGGCCGCGTCCTTCGGTGGAGGGGCAACCGCCGCCACCGCGGCTGGACCGAGTTCGCCCACAACTACAAGCACAA GACGGTGGCGGAGTGCGCggcgaagaagaaggtggtggagcCGGAGAGCGCGTGCGGGCGGCCGCTGGGCCTGCAGTTCCACCACGCGTCGGGCGACATGTACATCGCCGACGCGTACCTGGGGCTGAtgagggtggggcggtgcggcgggCTGGCGGAGGTGGTTGCCACGGAGGCCGACGGCTTGCCCTTCAACTTCCTCAACGGGGTCGACGTCGACCAGGAGACCGGCGAAGTCTACTTCACGGACAGCAGCACCGTCTACCAACGGAG CGAGTACATGCTGGTGGTGCTGACCGGCGACGCGACGGGGAGGCTGATGAGGTACGACCCGCGGACGGGCAACGTCACCGTGCTCAGGTCCGGCCTGGCCTTCCCCAACGGCGTGGCCCTCAGCGCCGACCGGACGCACCTCGTCGTGGCCGAGACGTCATCGTGCAGGCTGCTCCGGCACTGGctgcgcgggccggcggcgggggagaCGGAGGTGCTCGCCGACCTGCCGGGGTACCCGGACAACGTGCGCCACGACGGAGGCGGCCGGGGCGGGTACTGGGTGGGCATGAACCGGGACAAGCAGTGGGCAGAGAGCGGGACCACGGCCAACTCGATGAGCGCCGTCAGGGTCGTCGCCGCCGGGGACGCCACGAACGGCACGGTGGTCGAGGCGCTGCGCGGGTTCGGCGACGCCACGGTGAGCGAGGTGGTGGAGCGGAACGGGTCGCTGTGGATCGGCTCCGTCGACACGCCCTACGTCGGCCTCTTCAAGCTCGCATCTCTACCTCAATGCCGTGGGTAA
- the LOC123121400 gene encoding enolase 1, chloroplastic — MAHQLLLPSKPLLPAAAAATPRRGCGRPVVSVRAAAAASSMAVGAEAVRSIRARQIVDSRGNPTVEVDLVAGDGSLHRSAVPSGASTGIYEALELRDGDKSVYGGKGVLTAVRNINEVIAPKLVGVDVRNQKDVDAIMLDIDGTENKSQLGANAILGVSLSVCRAGASAKGVPLYKHIQELSGTKELVMPVPAFNVINGGSHAGNNLAMQEFMLLPVGATSFAEALRMGSEVYHVLKGIIKAKYGQDACNVGDEGGFAPNVQDNREGLVLLMDAIEKAGYTGKIKIGMDVAASEFLMKDGSYDLNFKNQPNNGAHVLSAQSLCDLYKEFVKDFPIVSIEDPFDQDDWSSWASLQSSVDIQIVGDDLLVTNPKRIVEAIDKKACNALLLKVNQIGTVTESIQAALDSKAAGWGVMVSHRSGETEDNFIADLAVGLASGQIKTGAPCRSERLAKYNQLVRIEEELGNVRYAGEAFRSP, encoded by the exons ATGGCCCACCAACTCCTCCTCCCCTCCAAGCCCCTCCtgcccgccgcggccgccgccaccccgcgccgtgGCTGCGGCCGCCCCGTCGTATCCGTCCGCGCGGCGGCGGCTGCCTCCTCgatggccgtcggggcggaggccGTGCGGTCGATCCGCGCGCGCCAGATCGTGGACAGCCGCGGGAACCCCACCGTCGAGgtcgacctcgtcgccggcgacggcagcctccacCGCTCCGCCGTTCCCAGCGGGGCCTCCACGGGGATCTACGAGGCCCTCGAGCTCCGCGACGGGGACAAGTCGGTCTACGGAGGGAAGGGCGTGCTCACCGCCGTTCGCAACATCAACGAGGTCATCGCGCCCAAGCTCGTCGGCGTCGACGTGAG GAACCAGAAAGATGTTGATGCGATCATGCTTGACATCGATGGAACTGAAAACAAATCACAGTTGGGTGCCAATGCTATTCTTGGAGTCTCTTTAAGCGTATGCAGGGCTGGTGCTTCTGCAAAAGGAGTTCCACTGTATAAACATATTCAGGAGCTGTCAGGCACCAAGGAGCTTGTCATGCCTGTCCCAGCTTTCAATGTAATAAATGGAGGTAGCCATGCTGGTAATAATCTGGCTATGCAGGAATTCATGCTTTTACCTGTGGGGGCTACTTCATTTGCCGAGGCTCTTCGTATGGGCAGTGAAG TTTATCATGTTCTTAAGGGCATCATTAAGGCGAAATACGGTCAAGATGCATGCAATGTTGGAGATGAAGGTGGTTTTGCTCCTAATGTTCAAGACAACAGGGAGGGCCTTGTTTTGCTTATGGATGCCATTGAGAAGGCAGGCTACACTGGAAAG ATTAAAATTGGAATGGATGTTGCAGCATCAGAATTCCTTATGAAGGATGGAAGCTATGATTTGAACTTTAAGAACCAGCCTAATAATGGAGCTCATGTTCTTTCGGCCCAGTCTCTCTGTGATCTGTACAAAGAATTCGTCAAGGATTTCCCAATTGTATCAATTGAGGATCCTTTTGATCAAGATGATTGGAGCTCATGGGCTTCGTTGCAATCCTCAGTTGATATCCAAATTGTCGGGGATGATTTGCTTGTCACAAACCCAAAACGTATAGTAGAGGCTATTGACAAGAAGGCCTGCAATGCTCTGTTGCTTAAG GTTAATCAGATCGGTACCGTCACAGAATCTATTCAAGCTGCTCTGGATTCAAAGGCTGCTGGTTGGGGCGTGATGGTCAGCCACAGGAGTGGTGAAACAGAAGACAATTTCATCGCGGATCTAGCTGTTGGTTTAGCGAGCGGGCAG ATCAAAACCGGAGCTCCCTGCAGAAGCGAGAGACTGGCCAAATACAACCAG CTTGTGCGGATTGAAGAGGAGCTAGGCAACGTGCGGTACGCCGGCGAAGCGTTCAGGTCTCCATGA